In Citrobacter sp. RHB25-C09, the following proteins share a genomic window:
- the arsC gene encoding glutaredoxin-dependent arsenate reductase has product MSNITIYHNPACGTSRNTLEMIRNSGNEPTIIYYLETPPTHDELVKLIANMGITVRALLRKNVEPYEQLGLAEETFSDAQLIGFMLEHPILINRPIVVTPLGVRLCRPSELVLDILPESQLGAFTKEDGEKVIDEAGKRVKP; this is encoded by the coding sequence ATGAGCAACATTACTATCTATCACAACCCGGCCTGCGGTACGTCACGTAATACACTGGAGATGATCCGTAACAGCGGTAATGAGCCCACTATTATTTACTACCTTGAAACGCCTCCGACTCACGACGAACTGGTTAAACTTATTGCAAATATGGGGATCACAGTACGTGCTCTGCTGCGTAAAAACGTGGAGCCTTATGAGCAATTAGGGCTCGCAGAAGAGACATTCAGCGATGCGCAACTGATTGGCTTTATGCTCGAACACCCCATTCTGATTAACCGCCCCATTGTCGTGACTCCCCTTGGCGTTCGACTTTGCAGACCTTCCGAATTGGTACTGGATATACTGCCGGAGTCTCAGTTGGGTGCATTCACAAAAGAGGATGGTGAAAAAGTCATTGATGAAGCAGGGAAGCGGGTTAAACCGTAA
- a CDS encoding metalloregulator ArsR/SmtB family transcription factor, with the protein MLQPVQLFKILSDETRLAILMLLRESGEMCVCDICGATSESQPKISRHMAILREAGLVLDRRAGKWIHYRLSPHMPAWAAEIITTSWYCLREDVRQWLANSESPSC; encoded by the coding sequence ATGCTACAACCTGTTCAGCTTTTCAAAATACTGTCTGATGAAACCCGCCTGGCTATCTTGATGCTGCTTAGGGAATCGGGGGAGATGTGCGTATGTGATATTTGCGGGGCCACTTCCGAGTCGCAACCCAAAATTTCCCGGCATATGGCAATTCTTCGGGAAGCGGGTCTCGTTCTGGACCGCCGGGCAGGAAAATGGATCCATTACCGACTGTCTCCACATATGCCCGCGTGGGCGGCAGAAATCATTACAACATCCTGGTACTGCCTGCGGGAAGACGTTCGTCAGTGGCTGGCAAATTCAGAGTCACCATCATGCTAG
- a CDS encoding FGGY-family carbohydrate kinase, translating to MAAEKEIIIALDEGTTNAKAVALDSEGKVVAKFSRPLTIQTPREGWVEQSGEALIAASLDVLAQAVKAVGAHRVAALAVSNQRETAIGWYRSSGRPLGPAITWQCSRTADFCRTLREQGREAQIKAITGLPVAPLFSASKMRWLLENVPNGTQLAEKGEICLGTIDSWLLWNLSGGTAFRCDVSNASRTQLLNLASGQWDADMLTLFGIPPRALPEICPSSSPFGVTKGLEKIPDGIPILAMIGDSHAALFAHGLGAKGCVKATYGTGSSVMAPVMSAQCDVNALATTVAWHDGETQIYGLEGNIPHTGDAVAWMVDSTGLSEMPEAQLAHELNTLPATVGSTLGVYFVPALTGLGAPWWDENARGLIQGLSRGVKRAHLVRAALESIAYQIADVVQAMHQHSDFRLTALMVDGGPTKNDWLMQYQADLLGCPVMRSDVPELSAIGAALLARKAWLKVETDQLRRYLPEHISFQPNPERHGRLQKRWHEWQQAVERTRWQRLA from the coding sequence ATGGCCGCAGAAAAAGAGATCATCATTGCGCTCGACGAAGGAACGACCAACGCCAAAGCGGTCGCCCTCGACAGCGAGGGCAAAGTGGTAGCGAAGTTTTCCCGACCGCTGACGATTCAGACCCCGCGTGAGGGTTGGGTGGAACAATCCGGCGAGGCGCTGATTGCCGCGTCGCTGGACGTACTGGCGCAGGCCGTCAAGGCCGTTGGCGCTCATCGCGTCGCGGCGCTGGCCGTCAGTAATCAGCGCGAAACGGCCATCGGCTGGTATCGCTCCAGCGGACGTCCGTTAGGACCGGCCATTACGTGGCAGTGTTCGCGGACCGCTGACTTCTGTCGGACGCTGCGGGAACAGGGTCGCGAAGCGCAAATCAAGGCGATAACCGGGTTGCCCGTCGCCCCACTCTTTTCTGCCTCTAAAATGCGCTGGCTATTAGAGAACGTCCCTAACGGAACCCAGCTCGCAGAAAAGGGGGAAATTTGTCTGGGAACGATCGATAGCTGGCTGCTGTGGAACCTGAGCGGGGGTACTGCTTTTCGCTGTGACGTCTCCAACGCCTCCCGCACGCAATTGCTCAATCTTGCCAGCGGTCAATGGGATGCCGATATGCTGACGCTCTTCGGTATTCCCCCGCGCGCCCTGCCAGAAATTTGCCCCTCCAGCAGCCCTTTCGGCGTAACGAAAGGGCTGGAGAAAATTCCTGACGGCATTCCCATTCTGGCGATGATTGGCGACTCGCATGCAGCGCTGTTTGCGCATGGACTGGGTGCGAAAGGTTGCGTTAAAGCGACCTACGGCACGGGCTCATCCGTTATGGCTCCCGTGATGTCGGCACAATGCGATGTCAACGCGCTGGCAACGACGGTCGCCTGGCATGATGGTGAAACACAGATATACGGGCTGGAGGGAAATATTCCGCACACCGGTGATGCTGTTGCCTGGATGGTGGATAGTACCGGGCTTAGCGAGATGCCTGAAGCGCAACTGGCGCACGAGCTTAACACACTGCCCGCCACCGTAGGCTCTACGCTTGGCGTCTATTTCGTTCCGGCGCTCACCGGGCTTGGCGCCCCCTGGTGGGATGAAAACGCCCGTGGGTTGATTCAGGGCTTAAGCCGCGGCGTGAAGCGGGCGCATCTGGTACGCGCAGCGCTGGAGTCCATCGCCTATCAAATTGCCGACGTCGTTCAGGCGATGCATCAGCACAGTGATTTTCGCCTGACGGCATTAATGGTGGACGGCGGACCGACAAAAAATGACTGGCTGATGCAGTACCAGGCCGACCTGCTGGGTTGCCCGGTCATGCGCAGCGACGTCCCTGAACTTTCCGCTATTGGCGCAGCGCTTCTGGCGAGAAAAGCCTGGCTGAAGGTGGAAACAGACCAGCTTCGCCGCTACCTGCCGGAACATATCTCCTTTCAGCCCAACCCCGAACGCCATGGCCGCTTGCAAAAACGCTGGCATGAATGGCAGCAGGCTGTCGAACGCACGCGCTGGCAGAGGCTGGCGTGA
- a CDS encoding Hok/Gef family protein: MLTKYAFLAVIVLCVTVLGFTILVRDSLCEFSVRERGIEFKAVLAYEPKK; the protein is encoded by the coding sequence ATGCTGACAAAATATGCCTTTCTGGCAGTCATAGTACTGTGCGTCACGGTACTGGGATTCACGATTCTGGTCAGGGACTCACTCTGCGAGTTCAGCGTCCGGGAGCGTGGTATTGAGTTTAAGGCAGTTCTCGCTTACGAACCGAAGAAGTAG
- a CDS encoding arsenic transporter, translated as MLLAGSIFLLTLVLVIWQPRGLSIGWSASIGAALALIFGVIHMGDIPVVWNIVWNATATFIAVIIISLLLDESGFFEWAALHVSRWGNGRGRLLFTWIVLLGAAVAALFANDGAALILTPIVIAMLLALGFSTRTTLAFVMAAGFIADTASLPLIVSNLVNIVSADFFQLGFTEYASVMVPVDIAAILATLGMLHLFFRRDIPATYDVTLLKTPASAIKDPATFKAGWVVLVLLLAGFFVLEPLGLPVSAIAAVGAALLFAVAKKGHIINTGKVLRGAPWQIVIFSLGMYLVVYGLRNAGLTEYLSGFLNILADKGLLAATFGTGFLTAFLSSVMNNMPTVLVGALSIDGSSASGVIKEAMIYANVIGCDLGPKITPIGSLATLLWLHVLSQKNMTISWGYYFRTGIMMTLPVLFVTLAALALRLSVTL; from the coding sequence ATGTTACTGGCAGGTAGTATTTTTTTACTGACATTAGTCCTCGTTATCTGGCAGCCTCGCGGACTTAGTATTGGCTGGAGCGCCAGCATTGGTGCCGCACTGGCCCTGATATTCGGTGTTATCCATATGGGGGATATTCCGGTGGTCTGGAATATCGTCTGGAACGCAACAGCGACCTTTATCGCAGTGATAATCATCAGCCTTCTGCTCGATGAGTCGGGCTTTTTCGAATGGGCTGCGCTACATGTCTCTCGCTGGGGCAACGGGCGGGGGCGTCTGCTGTTTACGTGGATTGTCCTGTTGGGCGCGGCCGTTGCGGCGCTGTTTGCTAATGATGGTGCTGCGCTGATTCTGACCCCCATCGTCATTGCCATGCTGCTCGCTCTGGGGTTCAGCACAAGGACAACACTGGCCTTTGTCATGGCCGCCGGGTTTATTGCCGATACCGCCAGTCTGCCACTTATCGTTTCGAATCTGGTGAATATCGTCTCTGCTGACTTCTTCCAGCTTGGTTTTACGGAATACGCCTCAGTGATGGTTCCTGTTGATATTGCTGCCATCCTAGCGACGCTGGGCATGCTGCATCTGTTTTTCCGCCGGGATATTCCTGCAACGTACGACGTCACTCTGCTGAAAACGCCTGCCAGCGCGATTAAAGATCCCGCAACCTTCAAAGCAGGCTGGGTTGTTCTGGTTCTGCTGCTGGCTGGCTTCTTTGTCCTTGAGCCACTGGGGCTTCCCGTCAGCGCTATTGCTGCTGTCGGTGCTGCTTTACTGTTTGCCGTTGCGAAAAAAGGTCACATCATCAATACCGGTAAAGTGCTGCGCGGTGCGCCCTGGCAGATCGTTATTTTCTCACTGGGTATGTACCTGGTGGTCTATGGTCTGCGCAATGCGGGTTTAACGGAATATCTTTCGGGTTTTCTCAATATATTGGCTGATAAGGGACTGCTGGCGGCAACGTTTGGCACGGGCTTCCTGACCGCCTTCCTGTCTTCAGTCATGAACAATATGCCAACAGTCCTTGTTGGCGCGCTGTCGATTGATGGAAGCTCGGCTTCTGGCGTCATCAAGGAAGCGATGATCTACGCCAACGTGATTGGTTGCGATTTAGGCCCCAAAATCACACCGATAGGCAGTCTGGCAACCCTGCTGTGGCTTCACGTACTGTCGCAGAAAAACATGACCATTAGCTGGGGATATTATTTCCGCACCGGTATCATGATGACTCTGCCCGTGCTGTTTGTCACTCTGGCCGCGTTGGCGCTGCGGCTTTCTGTCACTTTGTAA